One genomic segment of Mobula hypostoma chromosome 2, sMobHyp1.1, whole genome shotgun sequence includes these proteins:
- the pkib gene encoding cAMP-dependent protein kinase inhibitor beta: MTDVEPVVTDFVSSGRTGRRNALPDILGSPTGGSSVDLPQKLSALSLNIDEGEGKTSPSEAPPKSPEREDKSDAL; the protein is encoded by the exons ATGACTGATGTGGAGCCTGTTGTCACAGATTTTGTCTCATCGGGCCGGACGGGCCGCAGAAATGCCTTACCTGATATCCTGGGCTCTCCAACAGGAGGCAGTTCAGTGGATTTACCACAGAAACTGTCAGCGCTATCCCTGAACATAG ATGAAGGAGAAGGAAAAACATCTCCATCGGAAGCACCACCCAAATCCCCAGAACGTGAAGATAAGAGTGATGCATTGTAA